Proteins encoded by one window of Vigna radiata var. radiata cultivar VC1973A chromosome 5, Vradiata_ver6, whole genome shotgun sequence:
- the LOC106762277 gene encoding uncharacterized protein LOC106762277 produces the protein MTLEDFFTLTEMKDGLTAPSRVQELVSVMQKEKSCDVKNSADATRQWAAVASTITATENKDCLDLFIQLDGLCFINGWLKDAQNFEVDAKDSFVEESITAMLRAVEKLHLDCEMSISSGIRITVSNLLGHHSAKVQDRARTLFDSWKRAENVDTESHDVELAKVDCATNEIVKEESQPSAVDEAGNDNDNASGLNGTVNCLSKSSDNLLVHSSDNVCHSSSSLECDGIKEGSVNHGAGVPSSAQVALPLCPADVITSVEGQSDMVQLIELAKLEKQEQNVNVPPEKLGAPEICSVSSEPEPESVSVVSCEAKAPESVKEPALEQNVEHNEDDVCHNLPISTSMKTPASDRKSGEDDVRTVTSFSQVSRAAENDNDCSSALQDTSVSDSKLGKTEVSDMSVCGAGYVTPSKEGKGHVDNNKELTSIGSDFCKPEIDFRRSNIVDKRGSGNELDCGIVDPLEFARQVAQEVNREVSSSSEKFSYGRIRQPGSPDSVRKEDELTPVPPEEVSSRHSFATEECSMEGRASILDNTKAEPECRPDVVCLEVTEAAQDSGGNSEKQPWGFDLNEVGSDDMDVCVNTTSTPIPVVSASRPTPTPGLPGVPLQFEGTLGWKGSAATSAFRPASPRKYCDNERNLSDTNIDTSRPRQDWLDFDLNVAEGEEGNAKPIAESSGRRSEQSTVEFSSKSSSMLGFDLNSTGDDGHVQPSDHRMEGQLFLGRNGYLSPSPTSSSSSMQPYVRNIDLNDRPCLQTDLVDLGSCKSSHIINGYDCSKSSDAPVISLLGAKVEVGKKERVPQSFLPNGNAVEPAIDLTMSRTGGTIGMAPAASFNQSSVFGYNGVTSASAAPTMPFSSAMYGSGGTVPYMVDSRGAPAVPQVGGPSLNILSSSYSQPPPFFMNMTGTQLGLNGFGPSRPNFDLNSGFMIEGGNRETFAARQFSFPGQGRAVEEQVRTMPQPSSSVVGGKRKEPDSSWEPYPYSYKHSQPPWK, from the coding sequence ATGACTCTTGAAGATTTCTTTACCTTGACCGAGATGAAAGATGGGCTCACAGCACCTTCTCGGGTGCAGGAGCTGGTCTCTGTGatgcagaaagaaaaaagttgcGATGTTAAAAATTCTGCTGATGCGACTAGGCAGTGGGCTGCTGTTGCAAGCACTATTACCGCTACAGAGAATAAAGATTGCCTTGATCTTTTTATTCAATTGGATGGACTTTGTTTCATCAACGGATGGTTAAAGGATGCCCAAAATTTTGAGGTTGATGCAAAAGACAGTTTTGTTGAAGAATCAATTACTGCAATGTTACGTGCAGTTGAAAAGCTTCATCTAGACTGTGAGATGTCAATTTCATCTGGAATTCGCATCACTGTAAGTAATCTTCTTGGCCATCATAGCGCTAAGGTTCAGGATAGAGCAAGAACATTGTTTGACAGCTGGAAGAGAGCTGAAAATGTTGATACTGAATCTCATGATGTGGAGCTTGCTAAGGTTGACTGTGCAACCAATGAGATTGTCAAGGAGGAAAGCCAGCCATCTGCTGTGGATGAAGCTGGCAATGATAATGATAATGCATCAGGACTAAATGGAACTGTAAATTGTCTATCGAAAAGCTCAGATAATTTGCTTGTACATAGTTCTGATAATGTGTGTCACTCATCCTCCAGTTTGGAATGTGATGGTATCAAAGAGGGATCAGTAAACCATGGTGCTGGTGTTCCATCTTCTGCTCAAGTAGCACTGCCTTTATGCCCTGCAGATGTGATCACTTCGGTTGAAGGACAGTCAGATATGGTTCAGTTAATTGAGTTGGCTAAACTGGAAAAGCAGGAGCAAAACGTTAATGTCCCTCCAGAAAAACTTGGAGCACCGGAGATCTGTTCTGTGTCCTCTGAGCCAGAGCCCGAGTCTGTTTCCGTTGTTTCCTGTGAAGCAAAAGCACCAGAATCTGTTAAAGAACCAGCTTTGGAGCAAAATGTTGAACACAATGAGGATGATGTTTGTCATAACTTGCCTATTTCTACTAGTATGAAGACGCCTGCATCTGATAGGAAGAGTGGGGAAGATGATGTTAGAACTGTAACTAGCTTTTCACAAGTTTCCAGAGCTGCAGAGAATGACAATGACTGCTCTAGTGCATTACAAGATACATCAGTCAGTGACAGTAAATTGGGAAAGACTGAGGTGTCAGATATGTCTGTCTGTGGAGCGGGATATGTCACACCATCAAAGGAAGGCAAGGGTCATGTTGATAACAACAAAGAATTGACATCTATTGGTTCTGATTTTTGTAAACCTGAAATAGATTTCAGAAGGTCTAACATAGTTGACAAGAGAGGTTCTGGCAACGAACTTGACTGTGGCATTGTCGATCCTTTAGAATTTGCTCGACAAGTTGCTCAGGAAGTTAATAGAGAAGTCAGCAGTTCTTCCGAAAAATTCTCATATGGCAGAATCAGGCAACCAGGCAGTCCAGATTCTGTAAGAAAAGAGGATGAGCTCACTCCTGTCCCACCTGAGGAGGTTTCCTCCAGACACAGCTTTGCTACTGAGGAATGTTCAATGGAGGGGCGTGCAAGTATTCTTGACAATACTAAGGCGGAGCCTGAATGCAGACCTGATGTGGTGTGCTTGGAGGTGACTGAAGCAGCTCAAGATTCAGGAGGTAATTCAGAGAAACAACCTTGGGGCTTTGATCTCAACGAAGTTGGTTCTGACGATATGGATGTTTGTGTAAATACTACATCGACCCCCATACCTGTTGTCTCTGCTTCAAGGCCCACGCCAACTCCTGGGTTGCCTGGTGTCCCTTTGCAGTTTGAGGGAACACTTGGTTGGAAAGGATCAGCTGCCACCAGTGCCTTTCGCCCTGCATCTCCTCGTAAATATTGTGATAATGAGAGGAATCTTTCGGATACGAACATTGACACTTCAAGGCCGAGGCAGGACTGGCTTGATTTTGATCTAAATGTTGCTGAGGGTGAAGAAGGAAATGCAAAACCTATTGCCGAATCTTCAGGCAGGCGTTCTGAGCAATCAACTGTTGAATTTAGTTCTAAAAGTTCAAGCATGCTTGGATTTGATTTGAACAGTACTGGTGATGATGGCCACGTCCAACCTTCAGATCACAGGATGGAGGGACAACTCTTTCTTGGAAGAAATGGCTATTTGAGCCCATCACCtacatcgtcatcatcatcaatgCAGCCTTATGTTAGAAACATTGATTTAAATGACAGGCCATGCCTTCAAACTGATTTGGTAGACCTGGGGTCCTGTAAGTCTTCTCATATAATCAATGGATATGATTGTTCTAAATCATCAGATGCTCCTGTTATCTCTCTTTTGGGCGCCAAGGTAGAAGTTGGTAAAAAAGAACGTGTTCCCCAATCCTTTTTGCCGAATGGAAATGCTGTTGAACCTGCAATAGATCTTACGATGTCAAGGACCGGTGGTACTATAGGGATGGCTCCCGCTGCCTCCTTCAATCAATCATCTGTTTTTGGGTATAATGGAGTGACATCAGCATCAGCAGCACCCACAATGCCTTTTTCATCAGCCATGTACGGGTCAGGTGGCACAGTTCCTTATATGGTTGACTCAAGAGGAGCTCCAGCTGTCCCACAAGTGGGTGGACCTTCATTAAATATACTTTCATCATCTTACTCTCAGCCACCACCGTTCTTTATGAACATGACGGGTACACAACTCGGTCTGAATGGATTTGGGCCTTCACGTCCTAATTTTGACCTGAACTCTGGGTTCATGATTGAGGGTGGGAATAGAGAGACATTTGCAGCCAGGCAGTTTTCCTTTCCTGGTCAGGGAAGGGCTGTGGAGGAGCAAGTAAGAACCATGCCGCAGCCGTCAAGTTCGGTGGTTGGTGGGAAACGAAAGGAACCAGATAGCAGTTGGGAACCCTACCCATATAGCTACAAACATTCGCAACCTCCATGGAAGTAG